Part of the Flavobacterium sp. KS-LB2 genome is shown below.
AATTTATAAAAACCCGTTGAAAAGAGATAAAAATTCTTTTCAACGGGTTTTTTATTGCTAAAAAAATCATAAAAAGCCCTATTAAGCTCTAATTACACTTAAAAAATTAAAGTTTTTTTATATATTACCAATATACTCAAAAACCTTAAAAATCAGTAAACGCCCATGAATACCGCAGAAACAGTAGCAAATGTATCACACCATTTGCAACCTCTAATTAGTGATTTAGGATTAATTCTTATGACAGCCGCAGTGGCAGTTTTATTATTTAAAAAAATAAAACAACCACTGGTTCTGGGGTATTTAATTGCCGGTTTTTTGGCAGGAAATCATTTTGATTTTTTCCCTTCGGTAAAAGATATTAAAAGCGTAGAAGTTTGGGCAGAAATTGGAGTAATCTTTTTATTATTTAGTTTGGGGCTGGAATTCAGTTTTAAAAAACTGATGAAAGTAGGTGGAACTGCCTCTATTACTGCTGTAACACAAATTATTGCGATGGTTGCCATTGGATATTTAGTAGGCCAATGGATTGGTTGGAAACCCATGGACAGTATTTTTCTAGGAGTAATTCTTTCGATTTCGTCTACTACCATTATTCTGAAAACGTTTGATGAACTCGGCGTAAAAACCCAAAAATTTGCGGGAATCGTTATTGGTTCGCTTATCGTTCAAGATATAGTTGCCATTTTGATGATGGTTTTACTCTCTACAATTGCAGTGAGTCAACAGTTTTCAGGAGGTGAGTTGTTATTATCCGTTTTTAAACTAATCTTTTTCTTGACCATCTGGTTTGTTGGAGGTATCTTTTTTATCCCGACTTTACTTAAAAAAGCCAAAAATATATTGACGGATGAAATGCTGTTAATCATCTCACTTGCTTTGTGTTTAATGATGGTTATTTTGGCAGCCAATGTTGGTTTTTCTCCTGCATTAGGTGCTTTTATAATGGGTTCCATCATTGCTGAAACTACTCAAGCAGAACACATCGAACATTTGGTAAAACCAGTTAAAGACCTTTTTGGAGCGGTTTTCTTTGTATCCGTTGGGATGTTAATTAACCCAGGAACTTTATATGAATATGCTTTGCCGGTTGCTATTTTGACATTAGTGGTGATTATAGGACAATCCGTAAGTTCAACAATTGGTGCTTTACTTTCCGGGCAGCCTTTAAAACAATCAGTACAAACTGGAATGAGTTTATCGCAAATTGGAGAATTCTCTTTTATTATTGCAACATTAGGAATGACATTGAATGTAACTAGTGATTTTCTATATCCAATTGTAGTGGCAGTGTCAGCAGTGACCACGTTTACAACTCCATTTATGGTTAAATTTGCGACTCCTTTTTCAGAATATTTGGAAAAAAAATTACCTCGAAAATGGATTAAAAAAATCGAACGCTATAGTGCCAATGCACAATCTATCAAACTAGTAAGCAACTGGCAAATCGTTGTACGTGCATTTCTAACACAAGTAATTATCCATTCTGTTATTATTGTAGCAATTATTTTACTTTCATCAAAATTCATTTTACCTCTAGTTGAAGGGTCACAATTTGGTAATATATTCGCCGCATTAATTACACTAGTGATACTGTCTCCTTTTTTATGGGCACTATCGTTGCGTCGGGTTGCGGTCAAAGAAGTAGCCATTTTAAGAGAAGAACGCAAATATCGTGGCCCAATACTAATGATGATTTTACTACGAATGCTATTGACGTTGTTTTATATTGGATTTTTATTAAATATCTTTTTCTCTCCTATAATTGCTTTTGTAATGCTGATTGCTGCTGTAGTAGTCTATTTTGTTTTTCCAAAAAAACTTAATGCGCAATACCACAAAATTGAAAATCACTTTTTACAAAATTTAAATGCAAGAGAACTTAAAAAAACAGTAAGAAGCCGCAGTGATTTAACACCTTGGGACGGACACATGACCACTTTTGAAATTGCTCCAACCTCGAATATTGCAGGAAAAACATTAGAAGAATTAAGCATTCGAGAACAATTAGGAATTAATATCGCCTTTGTTAAGCGTGGAGAAATAACAATTAATATACCGAGTAGAAACGAAAGACTTTTTCCAGGCGATGAAATTTGTGTTATTGGTACCGATACACAAGTGAAAGCGTTTAAGGAATATTTAGACCAACATGAGATTGATGTTTCGCCTTTAGCAACCGCATCTGATATTGTTTTACAACAATTAGAACTCATTAATGAAGCATTTATTGGAAAAAGCATCCGTGAATCTGAATTACGTGAAAAAACACGTGGCTTGATTGTTGGTTTAGAAAGAGGTGGAAAAAGAATTCTAAATCCAGAATCACAATTGATTTTAGAAAAAAATGACGTTCTTTGGATTGTAGGCAGCAAAAAATTATTGGCGAATCTTTCCAAAAATTAAATTAAGAAAATTTATTTCTTATTCCATTATTATATTTGAGTGAGTACGATCTAATTTAAAAATCCTATATACATCCCGTCTGAACGAAACTTTAGATTTTGTTTAGACGGGATTTTCAGTTTATTATAAAAAATAGTATTTGAACAATTCTAAATCAATAAGATTAAGCAATATTTTATACCTTAGAGCAGTTTTATTTTTGTAGAAATACTGTAAATCAACACCTAAACCTTTTTTAAAGTTCAAATCTATTTATGCCAAAAAATAAAATCTTAATCCTGTTTTCACATCCGCTATTCGAGAAATCTCATGCGAATAAAGCTTTAGTGGAACATATTCCCAATTCAGAAAACATTACTTTCCATGATTTATACGAACACTACCCCGATTTTGATATTGATGTAAAATACGAACAAGATTTATTAAGTCAGCATGATATAATCATTTGGCACCATCCCATGTACTGGTATAGTTGCCCGCCATTGATGAAGCAATGGATTGATATGGTACTCGAACACAACTGGGCTTACGGAAAAAAGGGAAAAGCTTTGCAGGATAAAATTATTTTCCAGGTGTTAACTACTGGTGGCGACAAGGAAAATTATTGCGAAACAGGTAGCGATCGCTATAGCATACTGGAATTATTAGAACCATTCAATCAAACTGCAAAGGTGTGTAATATGATCTACTTACCTCCTTTTGTAGTCCATGGAACACATAATATGACACAAGAAGATTATGAAAAAAATGGTTTGATTTACGGCTATTTTCTAGACTATATGGAAAATCACAATATAGATACGGATGAAATTTTGCTACACCATTATTTAAATGAATGGTTTGCAACAATACTGACATAAGATGGATACAAATTTTTTACTCCAAGCAATTATTTATTTAACAGCAGCAGTAATTTGTG
Proteins encoded:
- a CDS encoding cation:proton antiporter — protein: MNTAETVANVSHHLQPLISDLGLILMTAAVAVLLFKKIKQPLVLGYLIAGFLAGNHFDFFPSVKDIKSVEVWAEIGVIFLLFSLGLEFSFKKLMKVGGTASITAVTQIIAMVAIGYLVGQWIGWKPMDSIFLGVILSISSTTIILKTFDELGVKTQKFAGIVIGSLIVQDIVAILMMVLLSTIAVSQQFSGGELLLSVFKLIFFLTIWFVGGIFFIPTLLKKAKNILTDEMLLIISLALCLMMVILAANVGFSPALGAFIMGSIIAETTQAEHIEHLVKPVKDLFGAVFFVSVGMLINPGTLYEYALPVAILTLVVIIGQSVSSTIGALLSGQPLKQSVQTGMSLSQIGEFSFIIATLGMTLNVTSDFLYPIVVAVSAVTTFTTPFMVKFATPFSEYLEKKLPRKWIKKIERYSANAQSIKLVSNWQIVVRAFLTQVIIHSVIIVAIILLSSKFILPLVEGSQFGNIFAALITLVILSPFLWALSLRRVAVKEVAILREERKYRGPILMMILLRMLLTLFYIGFLLNIFFSPIIAFVMLIAAVVVYFVFPKKLNAQYHKIENHFLQNLNARELKKTVRSRSDLTPWDGHMTTFEIAPTSNIAGKTLEELSIREQLGINIAFVKRGEITINIPSRNERLFPGDEICVIGTDTQVKAFKEYLDQHEIDVSPLATASDIVLQQLELINEAFIGKSIRESELREKTRGLIVGLERGGKRILNPESQLILEKNDVLWIVGSKKLLANLSKN
- a CDS encoding NAD(P)H-dependent oxidoreductase: MEHIPNSENITFHDLYEHYPDFDIDVKYEQDLLSQHDIIIWHHPMYWYSCPPLMKQWIDMVLEHNWAYGKKGKALQDKIIFQVLTTGGDKENYCETGSDRYSILELLEPFNQTAKVCNMIYLPPFVVHGTHNMTQEDYEKNGLIYGYFLDYMENHNIDTDEILLHHYLNEWFATILT